Proteins from a single region of Runella sp. SP2:
- a CDS encoding S8 family serine peptidase codes for MHQKGGCLLLLWMWGVVTASAQTKYWVFFKDKNPHDAPAVSAKTLENRRLQGLTVSDETDLPVNKEYLKQLQSLQCQPVIASRWLNAVSVSIPSQQLEDVKQLSFVEKIQPMDGRFYIAKTNARRRSTMAPVMTQIQADEFKKVGLTGKGITIGVIDAGFFEAKESHYLKHVFDNNAILDKRDYVNPPLTHSDAFYKTQETFSDFHGTEVMSAITGTSRTENTQSGLAIDAQFYLARTDHGTREWRGEEDNWVAAMEWMDSLGVRLINTSLGYAQGFTDPKENYLISQMDGQTSVISRAAQIAADKKGMLVVVSAGNEGDDPSWRIISTPADAQGVLSVGATNQRFWNRIGYSSIGPEYLPYLKPNVSCFSLYGTSLAAPVITGFAACLMQANPALNNKQLIQIIEKSAHLYPYGNNFVGYGVPLASRALGLVQNSAEASATYAKEVKAEGLTYILKIPEAGDMVSLFHKKSPTHVLSQEIVRVRDGQLTLKRRDGETRTTVDLKNEVIEVIWE; via the coding sequence ATGCACCAAAAGGGCGGTTGTTTGTTGTTGCTTTGGATGTGGGGAGTCGTTACCGCATCTGCTCAAACCAAGTACTGGGTCTTTTTTAAAGATAAAAACCCCCATGACGCTCCTGCGGTGTCGGCTAAGACGCTCGAAAACCGCCGTCTGCAAGGACTTACAGTGTCGGACGAAACCGATTTGCCCGTTAATAAAGAATACCTAAAACAACTCCAAAGCCTTCAGTGTCAGCCCGTCATAGCTTCTCGTTGGCTCAATGCCGTTTCGGTTTCCATTCCTTCGCAGCAATTGGAGGACGTAAAGCAGCTTTCGTTTGTAGAAAAAATTCAGCCCATGGACGGGCGTTTTTACATTGCGAAAACCAACGCACGTCGCCGCTCAACGATGGCGCCTGTGATGACCCAAATTCAGGCAGATGAATTTAAAAAAGTGGGCCTGACGGGCAAAGGCATTACGATTGGGGTGATTGATGCTGGTTTTTTTGAAGCAAAAGAGAGTCATTACCTCAAACATGTATTTGACAACAACGCGATTTTGGACAAACGTGATTATGTAAACCCACCTTTGACCCACTCGGATGCGTTTTACAAAACCCAAGAGACATTTTCTGATTTTCACGGAACGGAAGTAATGAGTGCCATCACGGGCACAAGTCGCACCGAAAATACCCAAAGTGGTTTGGCTATTGACGCCCAGTTTTACCTCGCTCGCACCGACCACGGAACGCGCGAATGGCGCGGAGAAGAAGACAATTGGGTGGCGGCGATGGAATGGATGGATAGTTTGGGGGTGCGCCTCATTAATACCTCGTTGGGGTACGCGCAAGGGTTTACCGACCCCAAAGAGAATTACTTGATTTCGCAAATGGACGGCCAAACGAGCGTGATTAGCCGCGCGGCTCAAATCGCAGCCGACAAGAAGGGGATGCTAGTAGTAGTATCGGCAGGAAATGAAGGCGACGACCCAAGTTGGCGCATTATTTCTACCCCCGCCGACGCGCAGGGCGTTCTTTCGGTGGGAGCGACCAATCAGCGTTTTTGGAACCGAATCGGATACAGCAGCATTGGTCCCGAATATCTACCTTATCTCAAACCCAACGTTTCCTGCTTTTCGCTGTACGGTACCTCCTTGGCGGCACCTGTCATTACGGGTTTTGCGGCTTGTTTGATGCAGGCTAATCCTGCGCTGAACAACAAACAATTGATTCAAATCATCGAAAAATCGGCGCATTTGTACCCTTATGGTAACAATTTTGTGGGTTATGGCGTGCCTTTGGCATCTCGGGCATTAGGGCTTGTTCAAAACTCGGCCGAAGCCAGTGCTACTTATGCCAAAGAAGTCAAAGCGGAGGGTTTGACATATATTCTGAAAATTCCCGAAGCGGGCGATATGGTTTCTTTGTTCCATAAAAAAAGCCCCACACACGTACTTTCGCAAGAGATTGTACGGGTGCGGGACGGACAGCTCACACTCAAACGCCGCGACGGCGAAACACGCACCACCGTTGACCTCAAAAATGAAGTGATTGAGGTGATTTGGGAGTGA
- a CDS encoding phytanoyl-CoA dioxygenase family protein, translating to MGVLSQIKQKALTVKEQLFPQTEFDAATLPWIDRTDANIDTFIKDYQPPFEVSYDLAEKLKFWQKNGYVVLEQAIQAELLNVFWSDVEELLENPTKYKIWTRIDLPQFDPVRERQIGEFPKEALKGKYVKLNDFHNLSVAGKKLMTHPAIVTFLDAIFQQKTVVMQSLTFLYGSQQPTHQDFPWVTAKMPSHLAAAWIPLEDIKIDSGPLYYYIGSHKMPKFNFGNGIVYNQRSTRTPLEFAEYLDKTCAELNYPKDTLLIKRGDVLIWHAALAHGGDIIGNPEQTRKSYVCHYSTEEALPFHRHRPAQKPITEHHNGVAIYHNPDFGDQENILKAGEKL from the coding sequence ATGGGTGTACTATCTCAAATTAAGCAAAAAGCGCTTACTGTTAAAGAACAGTTATTTCCCCAAACAGAGTTTGATGCTGCCACGCTTCCTTGGATTGACCGCACGGATGCAAACATTGATACCTTTATCAAGGATTATCAGCCTCCATTCGAGGTATCCTACGACTTAGCGGAAAAGCTAAAGTTTTGGCAGAAAAATGGTTATGTCGTTTTAGAGCAAGCCATTCAAGCAGAATTACTGAACGTTTTTTGGTCGGATGTGGAAGAGTTATTAGAAAATCCTACAAAGTATAAAATTTGGACGCGGATTGACCTTCCCCAATTCGACCCCGTCCGCGAACGCCAAATTGGGGAATTTCCCAAAGAAGCACTAAAAGGGAAGTATGTAAAACTCAACGATTTCCATAATCTATCGGTGGCAGGAAAGAAGTTGATGACTCACCCAGCCATTGTAACGTTTTTGGACGCCATTTTCCAGCAAAAAACCGTGGTGATGCAAAGCCTTACTTTTTTGTACGGAAGCCAGCAGCCTACGCACCAAGACTTCCCGTGGGTAACGGCCAAAATGCCGAGCCATTTGGCAGCAGCTTGGATTCCGCTCGAAGACATCAAAATTGATTCTGGCCCACTTTACTACTACATAGGTTCACACAAAATGCCTAAGTTCAATTTTGGAAACGGCATTGTTTATAACCAGCGCTCTACTCGAACGCCGCTTGAATTTGCAGAATATTTAGACAAAACGTGCGCAGAACTAAACTACCCCAAAGATACGCTGCTCATTAAGCGAGGGGATGTCCTCATTTGGCACGCGGCGTTGGCCCACGGCGGCGATATTATCGGTAATCCTGAACAAACGCGTAAATCGTACGTTTGCCATTATTCAACCGAGGAAGCACTGCCTTTTCACCGCCATCGCCCCGCTCAAAAACCCATCACGGAGCACCATAACGGCGTAGCTATTTACCATAATCCTGATTTTGGAGATCAAGAGAACATCTTGAAAGCAGGCGAAAAACTGTAA